One stretch of Pandoraea oxalativorans DNA includes these proteins:
- a CDS encoding inorganic phosphate transporter: protein MRGGVLDPPGSAADDVGGPLARARRRRHRIRLAIFLTLLLAGLIFTTVSLVRDVGRAGEHSIALLPFLLLVVALLIALGFEFVNGFHDTANAVATVIYTNSLPPSIAVMWSGLFNFLGVLLSSGAVAFSVVSLLPVELILQVGTSAGFAMVFALLIAAIVWNGATWWLGLPASSSHTLIGSIVGVGIANALMHGRDGTSGIDWSQVTTVGYSLLLSPVIGFGLAAALFVTLKFCVRNPALYASPEPRKPPPWWIRGMLILTCTGVSFAHGSNDGQKGMGLIMLILVGTVPIAYALNHAMPDAQVAQFAASAQTAQRSLAAHPPLGAVPDTDESNAAPGTPARDVLTRFVRTERFTPDVVPALSELTGDIGREVAEHGSFARMPATSVANVRNDMYIASETIRLLERQHGVHLQADTARDLQAFRGQLDEATKFIPFWVKVSVAVALGLGTMVGWRRIVVTVGEKIGKKHLTYAQGASAEVVAMLTIGAADMYGLPVSTTHVLSSGVAATMTINGSGLRWDTIRNLLLAWVLTLPAAIVLAGGLYWGFRQLF, encoded by the coding sequence ATGCGCGGCGGCGTGCTCGACCCGCCCGGAAGCGCCGCCGACGATGTCGGCGGACCGCTCGCACGGGCGCGCCGCCGCCGTCATCGCATTCGTCTCGCGATCTTCCTCACGCTGCTTCTGGCAGGGCTGATCTTCACCACCGTCAGTCTCGTGCGCGACGTCGGCCGGGCAGGCGAGCACAGCATCGCGCTACTGCCGTTCCTGCTGCTCGTCGTCGCACTGCTCATCGCCCTCGGCTTCGAATTCGTCAACGGTTTTCACGACACGGCGAACGCGGTCGCCACCGTCATCTACACCAACTCCCTGCCACCGAGCATCGCCGTGATGTGGTCCGGGCTGTTCAACTTTCTCGGCGTGTTGCTCTCAAGCGGTGCGGTGGCCTTCAGTGTCGTGTCCCTGCTGCCGGTCGAACTGATCCTGCAAGTCGGGACGTCGGCGGGCTTTGCGATGGTCTTCGCACTGCTCATCGCCGCCATCGTCTGGAACGGGGCGACGTGGTGGCTGGGCCTACCCGCATCGTCCTCGCACACGCTGATCGGCTCGATTGTCGGCGTGGGCATTGCCAACGCGCTCATGCACGGGCGCGACGGCACGAGCGGCATCGACTGGTCGCAGGTGACGACCGTCGGCTATTCGCTGCTGCTCTCGCCCGTGATCGGGTTCGGACTGGCAGCGGCCCTGTTCGTCACCCTCAAATTCTGCGTGCGGAATCCGGCACTGTACGCTTCGCCCGAGCCGCGCAAGCCGCCGCCGTGGTGGATTCGCGGCATGCTCATCCTCACCTGTACCGGCGTGTCCTTCGCGCACGGCTCGAACGACGGACAGAAAGGCATGGGGCTCATCATGCTGATTCTGGTCGGCACCGTGCCCATCGCCTATGCCCTCAACCATGCCATGCCGGACGCGCAGGTCGCCCAGTTCGCCGCCAGCGCGCAGACCGCGCAACGCTCGCTCGCGGCGCACCCGCCGCTGGGTGCAGTACCTGACACCGATGAATCGAATGCCGCGCCGGGTACTCCCGCCCGCGACGTGCTGACCCGTTTCGTACGCACCGAGCGCTTCACGCCCGACGTCGTACCGGCGTTGTCCGAACTCACCGGGGATATCGGCCGAGAGGTGGCCGAGCATGGCTCGTTTGCGCGCATGCCTGCCACGTCGGTGGCCAACGTGCGCAACGATATGTACATCGCGTCCGAGACCATCCGGCTGCTGGAACGGCAACACGGCGTGCATCTTCAGGCGGACACCGCCCGTGACCTTCAGGCGTTTCGCGGGCAGTTGGACGAGGCGACCAAGTTCATCCCGTTCTGGGTGAAGGTGTCGGTCGCCGTCGCGCTCGGTCTCGGGACGATGGTCGGGTGGCGACGCATCGTCGTGACCGTCGGCGAGAAGATCGGCAAGAAGCACCTCACGTATGCGCAGGGCGCGTCGGCCGAAGTCGTCGCCATGCTGACCATCGGAGCGGCGGACATGTACGGCCTGCCGGTGTCGACCACGCACGTGCTGTCCTCCGGTGTCGCGGCCACCATGACCATCAACGGGTCGGGCCTCCGGTGGGACACCATTCGCAATCTGCTACTGGCGTGGGTGCTCACGCTGCCAGCCGCCATCGTGCTCGCGGGCGGCTTGTACTGGGGCTTTCGGCAACTCTTCTGA
- a CDS encoding S-(hydroxymethyl)glutathione dehydrogenase/class III alcohol dehydrogenase, with product MKTKAAIAWEAGKPLTIEEVDLEGPRAGEVLIEVKATGICHTDYYTLSGADPEGIFPAILGHEGAGVVVDVGPGVTTLKKDDHVIPLYTPECRQCKFCLSRKTNLCQAIRSTQGRGLMPDATSRFSLDGKPIFHYMGTSTFSNYIVVPEIAVAKVRSDAPFDKVCYIGCGVTTGVGAVVYSAKVEAGANVVVFGLGGIGLNVIQGAKMVGADKIIGVDINPGRVELARKFGMTHFINPKEVENVVDTIVQLTDGGADYSFECIGNVTTMRQALECCHKGWGQSFIIGVAAAGQEISTRPFQLVTGREWKGSAFGGARGRTDVPKIVDWYMEGKINIDDLITHTLRLDQINEGFDLMKRGESIRSVVLY from the coding sequence ATGAAAACCAAAGCCGCCATTGCCTGGGAAGCGGGCAAACCCCTGACGATCGAAGAAGTCGATCTGGAAGGACCGCGTGCTGGCGAGGTGCTGATCGAGGTCAAGGCCACCGGCATCTGCCATACGGACTACTACACGCTCTCCGGCGCAGACCCGGAAGGTATCTTCCCCGCCATCCTCGGCCATGAGGGCGCGGGCGTGGTCGTCGACGTCGGCCCCGGCGTGACCACGCTCAAGAAAGACGACCACGTCATTCCGCTGTACACGCCGGAATGCCGTCAGTGCAAATTCTGTCTGTCGCGCAAGACCAACCTGTGCCAGGCGATCCGCAGCACGCAGGGTCGCGGCCTGATGCCGGACGCCACGTCGCGCTTCTCGCTCGACGGCAAGCCCATCTTCCATTACATGGGCACGTCCACCTTCTCGAACTACATCGTCGTGCCGGAAATCGCCGTGGCGAAAGTCCGCTCCGACGCCCCCTTCGACAAGGTCTGCTACATCGGCTGCGGCGTGACGACCGGCGTCGGTGCCGTCGTCTATTCGGCCAAGGTCGAAGCGGGCGCGAACGTCGTCGTATTCGGTCTGGGCGGCATCGGCCTGAACGTGATCCAAGGCGCGAAGATGGTCGGCGCAGACAAGATCATCGGTGTCGACATCAACCCGGGCCGCGTGGAACTTGCCAGGAAGTTCGGCATGACGCACTTCATCAACCCGAAGGAAGTGGAGAACGTCGTCGACACCATCGTGCAACTGACCGATGGTGGCGCGGACTACTCGTTCGAGTGCATCGGCAACGTCACGACCATGCGTCAGGCGCTGGAATGCTGCCACAAGGGCTGGGGTCAATCGTTCATCATCGGCGTGGCCGCAGCGGGTCAGGAGATCAGCACGCGTCCGTTCCAACTGGTGACGGGGCGTGAGTGGAAAGGCTCGGCGTTCGGCGGCGCGCGTGGCCGCACCGACGTGCCGAAGATCGTCGACTGGTACATGGAAGGCAAGATCAACATCGACGATCTGATCACGCACACGTTGCGTCTCGACCAGATCAACGAAGGCTTCGATCTGATGAAGCGCGGCGAGTCCATCCGCTCTGTCGTGTTGTACTGA
- a CDS encoding SH3 domain-containing protein gives MNKQTLPLIVATATVLTTLAAIPGVASAQSGQAVINASANVRAGPASDYPIVAQAGPGMPVTVYGCVAGYSWCDIGLPGARGWIYGALLSYPYQGNPVPVLNYGTMIGLPIITFSIGSYWGNYYRNRPWYNDQRYWHRPPPGPRPPHWGPGPGPRPPGHGAGPGPRPPGHGAGPGPRPPGHGAGPGPRPPGHGAGPGPRPPGHGGGQGPRPPGGGNGGGHGGGNGGGHGGGRPPGGGPGGPNR, from the coding sequence ATGAACAAACAAACCTTGCCACTGATCGTCGCGACCGCGACCGTGCTGACGACGCTTGCCGCCATACCCGGGGTGGCGTCGGCGCAATCCGGGCAGGCCGTCATCAACGCATCGGCCAATGTGCGGGCAGGCCCGGCGTCGGACTACCCGATCGTCGCTCAGGCGGGGCCTGGCATGCCGGTGACGGTGTACGGCTGTGTGGCGGGCTATTCGTGGTGCGACATCGGCTTGCCGGGTGCACGCGGATGGATCTACGGCGCATTGCTGAGCTACCCCTATCAGGGCAATCCGGTACCGGTGCTGAACTATGGGACGATGATCGGCTTGCCGATCATCACCTTCTCCATCGGTTCGTACTGGGGCAACTATTACCGTAATCGGCCCTGGTACAACGACCAGCGTTACTGGCATCGTCCGCCGCCGGGACCACGACCGCCGCACTGGGGGCCGGGGCCGGGTCCGCGACCGCCGGGCCATGGGGCAGGACCGGGGCCGAGACCACCGGGACATGGCGCAGGCCCGGGACCGAGGCCGCCGGGACATGGCGCAGGCCCGGGGCCGAGACCGCCGGGACACGGTGCGGGTCCGGGGCCGCGTCCGCCCGGACACGGGGGTGGCCAGGGTCCGCGTCCTCCGGGGGGCGGAAATGGCGGCGGGCATGGTGGAGGAAACGGTGGAGGACATGGTGGGGGACGTCCGCCGGGTGGGGGCCCGGGGGGCCCGAACCGATAG